One genomic region from Accipiter gentilis chromosome Z, bAccGen1.1, whole genome shotgun sequence encodes:
- the LOC126036371 gene encoding LOW QUALITY PROTEIN: myotonin-protein kinase-like (The sequence of the model RefSeq protein was modified relative to this genomic sequence to represent the inferred CDS: deleted 1 base in 1 codon), whose protein sequence is MKESGQIYAMKIMNKWDMLRRGEVSCFREEREVLARGDQRWITRLHFAFQDPQCLYLVMEYYVGGDLLTLLSKFGDRLPLAMARFYLAELVMAIDSIHRLGYVHRDIKPDNILLDRWGHVRLGDFGSCLKLGPDGTVRSSVAVGTPDYLSPEILLAVEDPTRSYGPECDWWALGVLAYEMFFGQPPFFAESLAETYSKILHFQDHLHLPDDPPPAAGGGAAAGEGGVASEAGACPRVPAAARELVRGLLCAREARLGRGGARDFRRLPLFAGLRWAALRRAAPPFAPAAAGAADTSNFDVLDDCLSQTEPLGEPWDPPELGLHLPFVGYSYARGHPEEEEEEEEEEDEEEDDEWARTWPWSWRGTGGPPRRRGPPHLWGPRHPWGHPRRRGPPPPMGTPPPMGTPPAVGMPPAIGCPPTTAPPPATGIPLSQGLPPPVGTLPQKEAPPPLGTPEPTDPPPPKEPHTPSEAPQPMGAPPQKEPASPTGAPPQPPHPPPTEPHTPMGAPHQKGPPPSQGPPPNTGAPPRTPPPGCAAPPGTEPPRAPTEEPAPAATEPTEKAEPVLEEAGPVVEEAGPVAEEAELRATLAAERRGRAALERELGLLRAAGQGLARRLQEAESCNLELEAKLQRLQRPPPGPGPPPQEGVAGQPPTITAPPVEPLADPGSGGPPRLFRSPLGVPLSRHLLLWARVPHPSATKDCLLLCAAGLRPAAPPGTPP, encoded by the exons ATGAAGGAGTCGGGGCAGATCTACGCCATGAAGATCATGAACAAGTGGGACATGCTGCGGCGTGGAGAg GTGTCCTGTTTCcgggaggagagggaggtgctggcaCGGGGGGACCAGCGCTGGATCACCCGCCTCCACTTCGCCTTCCAGGACCCCCAGTGCCTG TACCTGGTCATGGAGTACTACGTGGGGGGGGACCTCCTGACCCTGCTCAGCAAATTTGGGGACCGGCTGCCCCTTGCCATGGCACGCTTCTACCTGGCCGAGCTGGTGATGGCCATTGACTCCATCCACCGCCTAGGCTATGTCCACCG ggacaTCAAACCCGACAACATCCTCCTGGACCGCTGGGGCCACGTTCGGCTCGGGGACTTCGGCTCCTGCCTCAAGCTGGGACCTGACGGCACC gtgcGCTCCTCAGTGGCCGTGGGGACCCCCGACTACTTGTCCCCTGAGATACTGCTGGCAGTGGAAGACCCCACCCGCTCCTATGGCCCCGAGTGTGACTGGTGGGCACTGGGAGTACTGGCCTATGAGATGTTCTTCGGGCAGCCGCCCTTCTTTGCCGAGTCCCTGGCCGAGACCTACTCCAAGATCCTCCACTTCCAG GACCACCTGCACCTGCCGGACGACCCGcccccggcggcgggagggggcgcgGCCGCGGGCGAAGGGGGCGTGGCCTCGGAGGCGGGGGCGTGCCCGCGGGTtccggcggcggcgcgggagcTGGTGCGGGGCTTGCTGTGCGCGCGGGAGGCGCgcctggggcggggcggggcgcgcgaCTTCCGGCGGCTGCCGCTGTTCGCGGGGCTGCGCTGGGCCGcgctccgccgcgccgccccccccttcgcccccgctgccgccggcgCCGCCGACACCTCCAACTTCGACGTGCTCGACGACTGCCTCAGCCAGACG gaacccCTGGGGGAACCGTGGGACCCCCCCGAACTGGGGCTGCACCTCCCGTTTGTGGGGTACTCGTACGCCCGAGGACACCCCGA ggaggaggaggaggaggaggaggaggaggatgaagaggaagatgacGAGTGGG CCAGGACGTGGCCATGGAGCTGGAGGGGGACTGGGGGACCCCCCCGGAGACGGGGACCCCCCCACCTATGGGGACCCCgccacccatggggacacccccggagacggggaccccccccacctATGGGGACCCCgccacccatggggacacccCCGGCCGTAGGGATGCCCCCAGCCATCGGATGCCCCCCaacaacagccccccccccagccacaggGATCCCTCTGTCCCAGGGCCTCCCCCCACCCGTGGGGACCCTCCCTCAAAAAGAGGCCCCCCCGCCCCTGGGCACCCCTGAACCCACAGACCCTCCTCCCCCAAAAGAGCCCCACACACCTTCAGAGGCACCCCAACCCATGGGAGCACCCCCCCAAAAAGAGCCCGCCTCCCCCACGGGGGCTCCTccacaacccccccaccccccacccacggagccccacacacccatgggtgccccccaccaAAAAGGACCCCCTCCATCCCAGGGCCCGCCCCCAAACACGGGGGCCCCCCCGCGGACGCCACCCCCTGGCTGTGCAGCCCCCCCGGGCACGGAGCCCCCCCGGGCACCCACCGAGGAGCCG GCGCCGGCGGCCACGGAGCCCACCGAGAAGGCGGAGCCGGTGCTGGAGGAGGCGGGGCCTGTAGTGGAGGAGGCGGGGCCGGTGGCGGAGGAGGCGGAGCTGCGGGCGACGCTggcggcggagcggcgcgggcgggcagcgctggagcgggagctggggctgctgcgggCGGCGGGACAGGGGCTGGCCCG GCGCCTGCAGGAGGCCGAGAGCTGCAACCTGGAACTGGAAGCAAAGCTACAGCGGCTGCAGAGACCCCCCCCGGGGCCAGGGCCCCCCCCGCAGGAAG GAGTCGCAGGGCAGCCCCCCACGATCACAGCCCCCCCCGTGGAGCCCTTGGCGGAC CCCGGCAGCGGGGGCCCCCCCCGGCTTTTCCGCTCCCCCCTGGGGGTGCCCCTATCCCGGCACCTCCTGCTCTGGGCCCGG gtTCCCCACCCCAGTGCCACCAAGGACTGCCTGCTGCTCTGTGCCGCCGGCCTGcgccctgctgccccccccgggacacccccctga